The following coding sequences are from one Streptomyces dengpaensis window:
- a CDS encoding peroxiredoxin, translated as MAIEVGSQAPDFELKDNHGATVKLSDFRGDKNVVLLFYPFAFTGVCTGELCSLRDNLPQFTDRDTQLLAVSNDSIHTLRVFAEQEGLEYPLLSDFWPHGNISRAYGVFDEDKGCAVRGTFIIDKEGVVRWTVVNALPDARDLNEYVKALDTL; from the coding sequence ATGGCGATCGAGGTCGGCTCCCAGGCCCCGGACTTCGAACTCAAGGACAACCACGGCGCCACCGTGAAGCTGTCCGACTTCCGCGGTGACAAGAACGTGGTGCTGCTCTTCTACCCGTTCGCGTTCACCGGCGTGTGCACGGGCGAGCTGTGCTCCCTGCGCGACAACCTGCCGCAGTTCACCGACCGGGACACCCAACTGCTGGCCGTCTCGAACGACTCCATCCACACCCTGCGCGTCTTCGCCGAGCAGGAGGGCCTGGAGTACCCGCTGCTCTCCGACTTCTGGCCGCACGGCAACATTTCGCGCGCGTACGGCGTCTTCGACGAGGACAAGGGCTGCGCGGTGCGCGGCACGTTCATCATCGACAAGGAGGGCGTGGTCCGCTGGACCGTCGTCAACGCCCTGCCGGACGCGCGTGACCTGAACGAGTACGTCAAGGCACTCGACACCCTGTGA
- a CDS encoding TerD family protein: MGVSLSKGGNVSLSKEAPGLTAVIVGLGWDVRTTTGTDFDLDASAILTNDQGKVGNDQNFVFFNNLKSPDGSVEHTGDNLTGEGEGDDEQIKVNLAAVPADVQKIVFPVSIYDAENRQQSFGQVRNAFIRVVNQAGGAEIARYDLSEDASTETAMVFGELYRNGAEWKFRAIGQGYASGLRGIAQDFGVNV, translated from the coding sequence GTGGGAGTCAGCCTCAGCAAGGGCGGCAATGTTTCGCTGTCGAAGGAGGCCCCGGGACTGACCGCGGTCATCGTCGGTCTGGGGTGGGACGTCCGCACCACCACCGGCACCGACTTCGACCTCGACGCCAGCGCAATCCTGACGAACGACCAGGGCAAGGTCGGCAACGACCAGAACTTCGTTTTCTTCAACAACCTCAAGAGCCCGGACGGCTCGGTCGAGCACACCGGTGACAACCTCACCGGTGAGGGCGAGGGCGACGACGAGCAGATCAAGGTCAACCTCGCCGCCGTCCCGGCCGATGTCCAGAAGATCGTCTTCCCGGTCTCGATCTACGACGCCGAGAACCGCCAGCAGTCCTTCGGGCAGGTCCGCAACGCGTTCATCCGCGTGGTGAACCAGGCGGGCGGCGCGGAGATCGCACGGTACGACCTCTCCGAGGACGCCTCGACGGAGACCGCGATGGTCTTCGGCGAGCTCTACCGCAACGGCGCGGAGTGGAAGTTCCGCGCCATCGGCCAGGGTTACGCCTCGGGCCTGCGCGGCATCGCGCAGGACTTCGGCGTGAACGTCTGA
- a CDS encoding TerD family protein, whose translation MGVTLAKGGNVSLSKAAPNLTKVMIGLGWDARSTTGAPFDLDASALMCNGGRVLGDEWFIFYNQLTSPDGSVEHTGDNLTGEGEGDDESILVDLSKVPANVEKIVFPVSIHDADNRGQTFGQVSNAFIRVVNQADGQELARYDLSEDASTETAMIFGEVYRYNNEWKFRAVGQGYASGLRGIALDFGVSVS comes from the coding sequence ATGGGCGTCACGCTCGCCAAGGGGGGCAATGTCTCCCTCTCTAAGGCCGCACCGAATCTCACGAAGGTGATGATCGGGCTCGGCTGGGACGCGCGCTCCACCACCGGAGCCCCCTTCGACCTGGACGCCAGCGCGCTGATGTGCAACGGCGGGCGGGTGCTCGGGGACGAGTGGTTCATCTTCTACAACCAGCTCACGAGCCCGGACGGCTCGGTGGAGCACACCGGCGACAACCTCACCGGCGAGGGCGAGGGCGACGACGAGTCGATCCTGGTCGACCTCTCCAAGGTTCCGGCCAACGTGGAGAAGATCGTCTTCCCGGTCTCCATCCACGACGCCGACAACCGTGGTCAGACCTTCGGCCAGGTCAGCAACGCCTTCATCCGCGTCGTCAATCAGGCCGACGGCCAGGAGCTCGCCCGCTACGACCTCTCCGAGGACGCCTCCACGGAAACGGCGATGATCTTCGGCGAGGTCTACCGCTACAACAACGAGTGGAAGTTCCGCGCGGTCGGCCAGGGGTACGCGTCGGGCCTGCGGGGCATCGCCCTCGACTTCGGGGTCAGCGTTTCCTAG
- a CDS encoding DUF475 domain-containing protein, translated as MLLKTFGWSFAVTALGLVAAVFYGGWTAFGIVAILSVLEISLSFDNAVVNAGILKKMSAFWQKIFLTIGILIAVFGMRLIFPVVIVAISAKIGPIEAVDLALNNKDRYEQLVTDAHPAIAAFGGMFLLMIFLDFIFEDREIKWLAWLERPLAKLGKIDMLSVCIALIVLMVSAMTFATNAHLHDGHADKSATVLLAGVAGLITYMIVGGLSGYFEDKLEEEEEREHEEEEEAARTGKKKPAIVLVGQAAFFMFLYLEVLDASFSFDGVIGAFAITNDIVLMALGLGIGAMYVRSLTVYLVRQGTLDDYPYLEHGAHYAIGALAVILLVTIQYEISEIITGLIGVVLIAASFWSSVRRNRALVAAEGKAEGSDDKAEVSSGV; from the coding sequence GTGCTTCTGAAAACCTTCGGCTGGTCGTTCGCGGTCACCGCGCTCGGCCTGGTCGCGGCGGTCTTCTACGGGGGGTGGACCGCCTTCGGCATCGTGGCGATCCTCTCCGTCCTCGAGATCTCCCTTTCCTTCGACAACGCGGTGGTCAACGCCGGAATCCTGAAGAAGATGAGTGCCTTCTGGCAGAAGATCTTCCTCACGATCGGCATCCTCATCGCCGTGTTCGGCATGCGGCTGATCTTTCCTGTCGTCATCGTCGCCATCAGCGCCAAGATCGGCCCGATCGAGGCCGTCGACCTCGCGCTGAACAACAAGGACCGCTATGAGCAGCTGGTCACCGACGCCCACCCGGCGATCGCGGCCTTCGGCGGCATGTTCCTGCTGATGATCTTCCTCGACTTCATCTTCGAGGACCGGGAGATCAAGTGGCTCGCCTGGCTGGAGCGGCCGCTGGCCAAGCTCGGCAAGATCGACATGCTGTCGGTCTGCATCGCGCTGATCGTCCTGATGGTCTCCGCGATGACCTTCGCGACCAACGCCCACCTGCACGACGGGCACGCGGACAAGTCGGCCACCGTCCTGCTCGCCGGCGTCGCCGGTCTCATCACGTACATGATCGTCGGCGGCCTGTCCGGCTACTTCGAGGACAAGCTGGAAGAAGAGGAGGAGCGCGAGCACGAGGAGGAGGAAGAGGCCGCGCGCACCGGCAAGAAGAAACCGGCCATCGTGCTCGTCGGCCAGGCCGCGTTCTTCATGTTCCTCTACCTCGAGGTCCTGGACGCGTCCTTCTCCTTCGACGGCGTCATCGGCGCCTTCGCCATCACCAACGACATCGTCCTGATGGCGCTGGGCCTCGGTATCGGCGCCATGTACGTCCGGTCGCTGACGGTCTACCTGGTCCGCCAGGGCACCCTCGACGACTACCCCTACCTGGAGCACGGCGCGCACTACGCGATCGGCGCTCTGGCCGTGATCCTCCTGGTCACCATCCAGTACGAGATCAGCGAGATCATCACCGGCCTCATCGGCGTCGTCCTGATCGCCGCGTCCTTCTGGTCCTCCGTGCGCCGCAACCGGGCGCTTGTGGCGGCCGAGGGAAAAGCCGAGGGCTCGGACGACAAGGCTGAGGTGTCGTCCGGGGTGTGA
- a CDS encoding TerD family protein: MGFWDDLWRGRSADFDSGSAATNAIELTKRNHTVSLTKQGAATGHLRINLSWRMRSADIGGPQRGSLLRHPFRTFKPEVVQAHTQSMVNVDLDLGVLYELTDGTKGVVQPLGSFFGALNAPPYVRLSGDDRFGSASGETAYVNLDHRDDIKRLLVFVYIYDQTPAFDRTHAIITLYPSNGPRIEIGLDERHPQARSCAVVMIQNNKGEVSVRREVKFVYGFQAELDRLYGWGLQWGRGYKTKVER; the protein is encoded by the coding sequence ATGGGCTTCTGGGACGATCTGTGGCGCGGACGCTCGGCGGACTTCGACTCCGGTAGCGCGGCCACCAACGCCATCGAGCTGACCAAACGGAACCACACGGTCTCGCTCACCAAACAGGGCGCGGCCACCGGCCATCTGCGCATCAACCTGTCCTGGCGGATGCGCAGCGCCGACATAGGCGGGCCGCAGCGCGGCAGCCTGCTGCGCCACCCCTTCCGCACCTTCAAACCGGAAGTGGTCCAGGCGCACACCCAGAGCATGGTCAACGTCGACCTCGACCTCGGCGTGCTGTACGAGCTGACGGACGGTACCAAGGGCGTGGTCCAGCCCCTCGGCAGCTTTTTCGGCGCCCTGAACGCCCCGCCGTACGTGAGGCTCAGCGGTGACGACCGTTTCGGCTCGGCCTCGGGCGAGACGGCGTACGTCAACCTGGATCACCGCGACGACATCAAGCGGCTCCTGGTGTTCGTCTACATCTACGACCAGACCCCGGCCTTCGACCGTACGCACGCCATCATCACGCTCTATCCGAGCAACGGCCCGCGCATCGAGATCGGCCTCGACGAACGCCACCCGCAGGCCCGGTCCTGCGCGGTCGTGATGATCCAGAACAACAAGGGCGAGGTATCCGTACGCCGCGAGGTCAAGTTCGTCTACGGCTTCCAGGCCGAACTCGACCGGCTGTACGGGTGGGGGCTGCAGTGGGGGCGGGGCTACAAGACGAAGGTCGAGCGGTAG
- a CDS encoding TerD family protein: MTHAMLKGSNVPLDATAVRAVLRWTPGQGVPDVDASALLLGPDGRVRSDEDFVFYNQPRHPSGKVWRLGKKRVAEGLTDTIQTDLTGVESGVGQILLVASADDVAFDRVRDLRILLYDATVADGEPVAYFDVKPETGAETALICGELYRRGDGWKFRALGEGYSNGLVGLATDFGISVDETEAAASGGAPVTGSVPDAAPAAQPAPEAAGWAAPAAAAVPETSVPLPPEQPAAVPEQPAPVPQQPAYGYPQTQTAPAAAATAAAQPAYGYPQPTSQPAYGYPQPVGAVPDPEFKLPPQGPQFIGR; encoded by the coding sequence ATGACGCACGCGATGCTGAAGGGGTCGAACGTCCCGCTGGACGCCACAGCGGTGCGCGCCGTACTGCGCTGGACACCCGGGCAGGGTGTCCCTGATGTCGATGCCTCGGCGCTGCTCCTCGGCCCCGACGGTCGTGTGCGATCCGACGAGGACTTCGTCTTCTACAACCAGCCCCGCCATCCCTCGGGCAAGGTCTGGCGGCTCGGCAAGAAACGCGTAGCCGAGGGTCTGACCGACACGATCCAGACGGATCTGACGGGTGTCGAGTCCGGAGTCGGACAGATTCTGCTGGTCGCATCGGCGGACGACGTCGCGTTCGACCGCGTACGGGATCTGCGCATCCTGCTGTACGACGCCACGGTCGCGGACGGCGAACCGGTGGCGTACTTCGACGTCAAGCCGGAGACCGGGGCCGAGACCGCGCTGATCTGCGGCGAGCTGTACCGGCGCGGTGACGGGTGGAAGTTCCGGGCGCTCGGCGAGGGCTACTCCAACGGTCTGGTGGGCCTCGCGACCGACTTCGGGATCTCGGTCGACGAGACGGAGGCCGCCGCTTCTGGCGGGGCGCCGGTGACCGGATCCGTGCCCGACGCGGCGCCGGCGGCCCAGCCCGCGCCCGAAGCCGCGGGCTGGGCCGCGCCTGCCGCCGCCGCTGTCCCGGAGACGTCGGTGCCGTTGCCGCCGGAGCAGCCCGCGGCGGTGCCGGAGCAGCCTGCGCCGGTGCCGCAGCAGCCCGCGTACGGCTATCCGCAGACGCAGACGGCGCCCGCCGCCGCGGCCACCGCCGCCGCCCAGCCCGCCTACGGCTACCCCCAGCCGACCAGCCAGCCGGCGTACGGCTACCCGCAGCCGGTGGGCGCTGTGCCCGACCCGGAGTTCAAGCTGCCGCCGCAGGGGCCGCAGTTCATCGGGCGCTGA
- a CDS encoding HpcH/HpaI aldolase/citrate lyase family protein: MRHFGHIAPEERQRLFFREPGEFTADSPARVLSAALGATLYSPATRGQLADDITKQAARGVVSMVLCLEDSIDDSEVVGAEENLVQQFTALAARQDAGDLPLLFIRVRHPAQIPDLVQRLGPAVRLLSGFVMPKFTEERGVPFLEALACAETASGRRLFAMPVLESPELLYRESRVETLEGIFRAVDKYRDRVLALRIGVTDFCSSYGLRRAPDMTAYDVQVVASVIADVVNMLGRADGTGFTVTGPVWEYFRVQERMFKPQLRRSPFLEGRAEELREALIEHAMDGLLREITLDQANGLLGKTCIHPSHVLPVHALSVVSHEEYSDAQDILKPERNGGGVLRSAYTNKMNEVKPHRAWAERTLQRADAFGVANEDIGFVDLLAAGLPA, translated from the coding sequence ATGCGTCATTTTGGTCATATCGCCCCTGAGGAGCGGCAACGCCTCTTCTTCCGGGAGCCGGGCGAATTCACCGCCGACTCGCCGGCCCGGGTGCTCTCCGCGGCCCTCGGGGCCACGCTGTACAGCCCCGCGACCCGGGGGCAGCTGGCCGACGACATCACCAAGCAGGCCGCGCGCGGCGTGGTCTCCATGGTGCTCTGCCTGGAGGACTCGATCGACGACTCGGAGGTCGTGGGCGCCGAGGAGAACCTGGTCCAGCAGTTCACCGCCCTCGCCGCACGACAGGACGCCGGCGACCTGCCGCTGCTGTTCATCCGGGTCCGCCACCCCGCTCAGATCCCCGACCTCGTCCAGCGCCTCGGTCCCGCCGTCCGGCTGCTGTCCGGATTCGTGATGCCGAAGTTCACCGAGGAGCGCGGTGTGCCGTTCCTGGAGGCGCTCGCCTGCGCCGAGACGGCGAGCGGCAGGCGCCTTTTTGCGATGCCGGTCCTTGAATCGCCCGAGCTGCTGTACCGGGAGTCGCGCGTGGAGACCCTGGAGGGCATCTTCCGCGCCGTCGACAAGTACCGCGACCGGGTGCTCGCGCTGCGCATCGGGGTGACGGACTTCTGCTCCTCGTACGGCCTGCGCCGGGCCCCCGACATGACGGCGTACGACGTCCAGGTCGTCGCCTCCGTGATCGCCGACGTGGTGAACATGCTGGGGCGGGCCGACGGCACCGGTTTCACGGTGACCGGGCCGGTGTGGGAGTACTTCCGTGTCCAGGAGCGCATGTTCAAGCCGCAGCTGCGCCGCAGCCCCTTCCTGGAGGGGCGGGCGGAGGAACTGCGCGAGGCGCTGATCGAGCACGCCATGGACGGGCTGCTGCGCGAGATCACCCTCGACCAGGCCAACGGCCTGCTGGGCAAGACCTGCATCCACCCCTCGCACGTCCTGCCCGTGCACGCCCTCTCGGTCGTCAGCCACGAGGAGTACAGCGACGCGCAGGACATCCTGAAGCCGGAGCGCAACGGCGGGGGTGTACTGCGGTCGGCGTACACGAACAAAATGAACGAGGTGAAGCCGCACCGCGCCTGGGCCGAGCGCACCCTCCAGCGCGCCGACGCCTTCGGCGTCGCCAACGAGGACATCGGCTTCGTGGACCTGCTCGCCGCAGGGCTCCCCGCGTGA
- a CDS encoding phosphoribosyltransferase, protein MNNAVKDVANDVTSDAVWTGTWVAERLGLELVGDEKLSDLLGLALRRNPKRAHLLVSNVLGKHVPQSPSVVYGYGFALGRRVRDLLGAEDAGAAVVLGYAETATGLGHAVADGLGLAPYLHSTRRPVEGVARAGGFEESHSHATSHLLLPEDPALLAGSGPLVLVDDEFSTGNTVLNTIRALHQRYPRERYVVVALVDMRSAEDLGRLERFAKEIGARVDLVSAASGTVRLPEGVLEKGQALVAAHESAAPATASRAGKATRVQLGWPHGLPDGGRHGFTPAHRIRLEGALPAMAARIAGALPDGARRVLVLGFEELMYAPLRLARELEQVVTSEVRYSTTTRSPVLALDDPGYAIRSRIVFPAHDNPDDGPGERYAYNVAGAGFDAVVAVVDSVADTSELHAPDGLLAQLAAHTPSVLLAVVPSYVPARPSTERPSMLAEPLRGPAFSSYAPDEVGWLLQDLSDVGLEAPTEEREEAIQSGGAHYAESLPVEYQPSAQYQELFHAALGTSAARIAQAVGAVTELVLAEFPHSRLLPHPRLRSSGGTPMSGGTPMPRPVLVSLARAGTPVGVLMRRWAKDRHELELPHYAVSIVRGRGIDANALRWLAAHHDPADVVFVDGWTGKGAISRELADAIREFEASDGIIGFDPEIAVLADPGSCVRTYGTREDFLIPSACLNSTVSGLISRTVLRADLVGEHDYHGAKFYRELAGSDVSGDFLDAIAARFADVADAACAQAKELLAADRTPTWEGWAAVERISEEYGIHDVNLVKPGVGETTRVLLRRVPWKILARAGAGADLDHVRLLAEQRGVPVEEVADLPYTCVGLIHPKYTRGATGADGKAVTV, encoded by the coding sequence ATGAACAACGCAGTGAAGGACGTGGCGAACGACGTGACGAGCGACGCGGTCTGGACAGGAACGTGGGTCGCCGAGCGGCTCGGCCTCGAACTCGTCGGTGACGAGAAGCTGAGCGACCTGCTGGGGCTCGCGCTGCGCCGCAACCCCAAGCGCGCGCATCTGCTCGTGTCGAACGTCCTGGGCAAGCACGTCCCGCAGTCGCCGTCCGTGGTGTACGGATACGGGTTCGCGCTCGGCCGGCGGGTACGCGACCTGCTGGGCGCCGAGGATGCCGGTGCGGCCGTGGTCCTCGGGTACGCCGAGACGGCCACCGGGCTCGGCCACGCGGTCGCGGACGGCCTGGGCCTCGCGCCCTACCTGCACTCCACCCGCCGCCCGGTCGAGGGCGTCGCCCGCGCGGGCGGCTTCGAGGAGTCCCACTCGCACGCCACCTCGCACCTGCTGCTTCCCGAGGACCCCGCTCTGCTGGCCGGATCCGGCCCCCTGGTCCTCGTCGACGACGAGTTCTCCACCGGCAACACGGTCCTCAACACCATCCGCGCCCTGCACCAGCGCTACCCGCGCGAGCGGTACGTGGTCGTGGCCCTGGTCGACATGCGCTCGGCCGAGGACCTGGGCCGGCTGGAGCGGTTCGCCAAGGAGATCGGCGCCCGCGTGGACCTGGTGTCCGCGGCGTCGGGGACGGTACGGCTCCCGGAGGGCGTACTGGAGAAGGGGCAGGCACTGGTCGCCGCGCACGAGTCGGCGGCGCCCGCCACCGCGTCGCGCGCCGGGAAGGCCACCCGCGTCCAGCTCGGCTGGCCCCATGGCCTGCCCGACGGCGGGCGGCACGGGTTCACGCCCGCGCATCGCATACGGCTGGAGGGTGCGCTGCCCGCCATGGCCGCCCGGATCGCCGGGGCGCTGCCGGACGGCGCCCGGCGGGTGCTCGTGCTCGGCTTCGAGGAGCTGATGTACGCGCCGCTGCGGCTGGCGCGGGAGCTGGAGCAGGTGGTGACCTCCGAGGTGCGCTACTCCACGACCACCCGGTCCCCGGTGCTCGCCCTCGACGACCCCGGCTACGCGATACGCAGCCGAATCGTTTTCCCTGCCCACGACAACCCGGACGACGGCCCCGGCGAGCGCTACGCCTACAACGTCGCGGGCGCCGGCTTCGACGCCGTCGTCGCCGTCGTCGACTCCGTGGCCGACACCTCCGAACTACACGCCCCCGACGGCCTGTTGGCTCAGCTCGCGGCGCACACACCGAGCGTCCTGCTCGCCGTCGTCCCGTCGTACGTCCCCGCACGGCCGTCCACCGAAAGGCCCTCCATGCTCGCTGAGCCCCTCCGCGGCCCCGCCTTCTCCTCGTACGCGCCCGACGAGGTCGGCTGGCTGCTCCAGGACCTCTCGGACGTGGGCCTGGAGGCGCCGACCGAGGAGCGCGAGGAGGCGATCCAGAGCGGTGGCGCCCACTACGCGGAGTCGCTGCCGGTCGAGTACCAGCCGAGCGCCCAGTACCAGGAGCTGTTCCACGCGGCCCTCGGCACCTCGGCGGCCCGGATCGCCCAGGCCGTCGGCGCCGTCACCGAGCTGGTGCTCGCCGAGTTCCCCCACTCTCGGCTTCTCCCCCACCCTCGGCTCCGCTCGAGCGGGGGGACCCCCATGAGCGGGGGGACCCCCATGCCGCGCCCGGTCCTGGTGTCCCTGGCCCGCGCGGGCACCCCGGTCGGCGTCCTGATGCGCCGCTGGGCCAAGGACCGTCACGAGCTGGAGTTGCCTCACTACGCCGTCTCGATCGTGCGGGGCCGCGGCATCGACGCCAACGCGCTGCGCTGGCTCGCCGCCCACCACGACCCGGCCGACGTCGTGTTCGTCGACGGCTGGACCGGCAAGGGCGCGATCAGCCGCGAACTCGCCGACGCGATAAGGGAGTTCGAGGCGTCCGACGGCATCATCGGCTTCGACCCGGAGATCGCGGTCCTCGCCGACCCGGGCTCCTGCGTGCGGACGTACGGCACCCGCGAGGACTTCCTGATCCCCTCCGCCTGCCTCAACTCGACGGTGTCCGGGCTCATTTCGCGCACGGTCCTGCGTGCCGACCTGGTCGGCGAGCACGACTACCACGGTGCGAAGTTCTACCGCGAACTCGCCGGCTCCGATGTCTCCGGCGACTTCCTGGACGCCATCGCCGCCCGCTTCGCCGACGTCGCCGACGCGGCCTGCGCCCAGGCCAAGGAACTCCTCGCCGCCGACCGCACCCCCACCTGGGAGGGCTGGGCGGCCGTCGAGCGGATCAGCGAGGAGTACGGGATCCACGACGTGAACCTCGTCAAGCCGGGCGTCGGCGAGACCACCCGCGTCCTGCTGCGCCGCGTCCCCTGGAAGATCCTCGCGCGCGCCGGAGCGGGCGCCGACCTCGACCACGTACGCCTGCTCGCCGAGCAGCGCGGGGTGCCCGTCGAGGAGGTCGCCGATCTCCCGTACACCTGCGTGGGGTTGATCCACCCGAAGTACACGCGCGGCGCGACGGGTGCCGACGGCAAGGCGGTGACGGTCTGA